In Helicobacter mastomyrinus, the sequence CCACTTTTAAAGCAAAGCTACAAACAAGGGAAAATCTCATTATTAGAATCTTGGGAGATTCACATATTGCTGGGGATTTTATCTCCCATAGGCTACGAGGATTGATGTTTGAAGAATATACTTTTGGTTTGGTGTATCCTTTATTTCCTGCTTATCATCAGCATATCGCCCTCAAACATGAAAGCTCTAATTTTGAAGTCCTCAATTCTCGCGATAATGAGCTTGATGAATATCCCTTGGGTGGCATAGTGGCAAAACCTATAGAGCTACCCGCTCATATCACACTCTCACCTCAAAACACCACAGAACAAACCCTAAGCAAAATCATATTCAAATCCACTAACCAAAATAGTGCGCTTGTAATTGAGGACAGCGCAAAGCAGCAATTTATTATTAACGCTAAACATCCCTTTGTATGGCAGATTCTCACGCTTAAATTACGCTATCCTATCACCATTCACGCCCTCAACGAAAAAGTGCTGCTTGGAGGGTTATTTATCTCCAATGAAGAAGGCGCAAACAATATCATTGAGAATCTTGGTATCAATGGAGCTAAGGCAGATATTTGGCTCAAATGGGATAAAGAGCTGTTTATGCAGCAAATGCGTATCCTCCCAGCAGATTTATATATATTATGCTATGGCTCAAATGACGCACTTTATAGTAATTTTAACGAAGCACTTTTTTTGAAAAATTATGGCAATTTGATTGACACCATAAAGGCAGCAAATCCAAATGCAAATATTTTACTCCTATCGCCTCCGCCTGTAGTGCAAAAGGTAAGCAATGCGACAAAACGTAAAAAAGCCGTATATAAACTCACCAAAAATGCCAACCCTGTTAAAACTGCCATTGCTAAACTTGCTAAAGAGAAGCAAATAATGCTTTTTAGTATGGAGGATTTTATCAATGAAAGCGGAGGCAAAGCTAAATGGGAGAGTGCCAATCTCGCAAAACCCGATGTGCATTTACTCCCTAATGGTTATAGACTCATCGCCGATAAACTCTATTATGAACTTATGAAACTTGAATAATCCACAAATTTTATTTAAGAGAGTCTATCTTGCAAAAAAGCGATGTTAAATAGCTTAAATAAAGGTTAGCTTGATATGCCTACTTACTTGTTATTTTTACTCAAAACGTATCATTTATATCAAAAATCTTATTTAAAAAGATTATTAAGCAATTTTTGCGCTCCTTCTTTTACCCTATCATCTTTAATATATTTATCAATGGCTTGTTCTGCACCTTGAGTGATTGCCTTACTCGCTTCAGCCTTAATCAGCTCATTTGCATCAATGCTAATAGTGGGTGAGGAGAGGCTATTGCGAGCTTTGAGATAAATATATTTATCTTTGATTTGGAATTTTACATCAGCATTAATCGTGCCTTTATCTGTGTCAATACTCGCTCCTTGTGCGGCAATAGTAGTATTAGCACTTTTTAAGCCAATATCAGTAGTGATGATATTTTTATCAATCACCGCATTTAACCCCGCATTTTCATAGCTTTCTTTTGTAATATCCGTCTTTAGGTATTTAGCAGTCAACCCTGTTACTTGATTAGGCATCAGTTTGCCATTGCTAAGAACAGCTTTGAGCGTGCCTTTTTCTGTTAAGGTATCATAGTTTAAATCCCCATTCATATCCGAGCTAAAGACTTCAGGGAGTTGCACAATTTTGAAAAGTTTTAAGGTATTGACATCTTTTAATGAAGCGGTGAGTTTATTGCCATCAAGCACAGCATCTATATTACCCCCGAGCGATTGTGTATAAAAATCTGCATAGAGGTTCTCTGCGAGTTTAGCTATACCTGTGGCTTTGAAATCCCCGGCAAGTTCCACACCAGTAGCAAATTTAAGCTTTTTGAGATTAGGGATAGTGGCTTCATAAGGAGCAGAAAATATCATATCGTTAAGATTGATGCTTGTTTTTGCAAGTTTTACCTGTGCTATATCAGAATCTAAAGTCGTATTTGCCTCCCCTACGCCCTTATCAAGCCCTATATTAGATTTAAGCGTGAATTTGGTACTAGGCATATCTAAGTCCATCTCCTTTTTCATTACGGCGTTATTAGTCGTGCCAGAGAGCGTGAGGGCTGTTGTCGTAGAAATCCCCGCGTCCAAATCGCTCACTACCGAATCTAAATTCAAATTCATAGTCGCATAGCGTGGCATATATATCATCCATAAAAGCGTATCTAGACGTAAATTTTTAATATGTGCTTCAGCAGTCTTAGGTGCGAGTTCTTCAAGTGTGGCAGTATAGGTGGTAGTAGAGTTTGCCACGTCCGAGCTACCATTTATCACTAAAGATTCTATTCCACCCTTAACTTTACCCTTTGTGCTAAAAGCTCCTCGTATAGGCATTCCTACCAAAGGCGTGAAAGCAGATAAATCGCTTAGGCTCACATCATAGGTTGTTTGCGTGGTAAGTTCATTAATGAGCGTTTGCCCTTGAGAGTGGATATTGCCAATATTGGCATTGAAACTAAGGTCGTGATTAAGTTTATCCATATCAAAAAGGGCATTGAGTGTAATCACAAATGTGGTCTTTGGCACATCAATTTCAAAATCTTTTTTAATTAATGCGCTATCAACCAAGCCTTGCGCAACACCCAAAAGCGCATTACCATTAAAATTCATCTCCGCATCGCCTTTGATATCTGCTTCAAGATTAAGTGCCCCACTTGCATAAGGCTTCATGCCACCCATAGCAAGAGCTTCTCTAATTTGCAAGTCTTTGATATGTGCCTTAATAGAAGTAGGTGAATAATCCTCTAAAAGCAGCACAATATCAGTAAAAGATTTTGCAATATCACTTATAGTGTGAATTTCAAGGCGATTGAGCGTGCCTTTAAGCGTGGTATTAATGATAAATGCACCCTGCAATGGCGTATCCACAAGTTCCCCTAGCGGAGAAATATCCCTCGCATCAACTTTGAATATCAAATCAAGTGTTTGGGAAAAGAGGGAGAAATCTCCATTAAGCGTAATGAGAATCTTATCATTATGCGTGATAAGCACATCTATGCTTGAAAATCCTAGAGAGAATTTCTCCACATCAAGCTTGATAGACGCATAATTGTCCACTTGTCCTTGAATGATACTCTTTACCAACGCATTACCTGGAGGTGTGAAAAGCACTCCAAGAATCAGTACTATGAGTGCTAGAAAGATACCAAGTATCCACAAAAGTATTTTTTTCATTTTGTCCTCCATTAAAGCGATTTAAGAAATTTTAGGCATTTCAAGCTGTCTACCTCTACTTGCTCCAAGTATAAGCACAAAGATTAAAGCCACCATAATTTTTACCCACAATGGCACAGGTACAGCCTCGCCCGCAGCATAGCTGTGCATACCGGAGAGATAAAAATTCACCCCAAAATATGTCATAAGGATTGAGAAAAAGCCTACCACAGAAGCAGTAGCGAGAATAAAGGGGAGATTATGCTTAAAGACAAAGCGCAAATGCAAAATAATCGCATACACACCTATGCTAATAAGCGCCCAAGTTTCTTTAGAATCCCAGCCCCAATATCGCCCCCAAGATTCATTTGCCCAAATCCCACCGAGGAAATTCCCCACTGTGAGTAAAAATAGCCCTAGAATCATACCCATTTCATTAAGCGCACTTAGCGATAGAATAGAATTATCAATATTTGCCTTCACTTGCGAGGAGAAGTTAATCTTTGAAGCCCTTAAGACAAACATCACAAGCGTGATAAGCCCTAGCATAAAACATAATCCTAAGAATCCATAACTTGCAGTAATCACGGATACGTGGATATTGAGCCAATAGGATTTCAGCACAGGGACGAGATTCCCAATCTGTGGGTCCATAGAACCAAGATGTGCGACAAAAAGTGTAATACCCGAAAGGAAACTCGCCGCACATAATGCGAGATTTGAGCGTCTAAAGCATATCACCCCAGAGAGGATAGCTGCCCACGCAATATAAAGCATTGATTCATAGGCGTTGCTCCAAGGAGCGTGTCCGCTCACATACCACCGCAAAGCTAATGCACAAGTGTGAATCACAAATAATGCAAACAAGAGGGCATAAAATACTTTATGCACGAGTGCTCTCATAGGCTTATTAGTGAGAATCCCGCTTAGTACGACAATGAAAAATATAATGCTTATAAAGATATAAGGATATATGAGCTGGTGAAAGGGATTGTAGGTATTGAGCAAGATTTCAGAATCCACTTTCGCATCAGATATAAGCGTATTTTCACCATATTGCTGCTGATAGGAGCGCATTTCCTGCACGGCTTTTATGGCTTGCTCCCATTGATTATTTGCTAATCCATTTTCCATACCTTCTGCGAAATCTTTATAAATATGTAAAAGCTGCGTTGCCCTCACCGTATCGGCTGCTGCTACTGCAGAGCTAATGGCTTCAAGTGGATAGAGCCATTGATTGTTTTCTACTTTACTATCGGGGAAGATTCTAAGCACCTGCCCGGTGTAAATGAGAAATGCTACGTTAATGCGCTCATCTACGCTAATCACATCTTTTTCAAAGGTATCACGTAGGGCAGGATCCTTACGATTAGCCTCTTCTACATAATTTTGCAAAACATACTGCCCATCAGCAAAGACATCATTAAAAGCAATATACTTTTGATTTTCATCAGTGCCTAGAATCTGCCTTAGTTTGGGGCTTTTAGTCACTATCATTTGCACACTTTGCCACTCTTGCGGATAAAAAATCATACCTAAAAAGATTTGTGTAGGATTTAAGCCTAGAAAGGTATTTTTTTGTGTGATTTTATGAATGTAGTCATTTGTAAGTGTGTGGAGTGGCTTTGTGCGTCCGCCAAAGTCTTGCACAAGGACTTTGTTAAATTCTTGAGTAAGTGGGGTTGAATCCTGCAAAGCCTTTATCATCGTAGGAATATCCTGTAAATGTAGCATATTCTTTGTCTCTTGAGTAGCAGTATGCGTACTATCTATTTCGTGCGTGGCGGCAATATTTGGCATAGCATAGGTATTTTGAGGCAATGTGAGTAAAGCTAGAACAACACACAGGACAAAGGCAAAAAAATGCTGTGTTTTTAAGAATCTCCCTAGCATAGCAAAACGTCCATTTTTATCAAAAAGCAGCCATATCACACCGATGATGAGCATAGTATAGCCGATATAAGTAGGATTTTTGCCCGGGTCATTATTCACAGAGAGAATTGTGCCGCCCTCATCTTGGTGATAAGAGGATTGGAAAAAGCGATAGCCGCCATAATCAAGCACATTATTCATAAAGATTCTAAAAGGCATAGGTGGCCTATCTCCATCAAGCACTTCTACTTGTGAGGCATACGAGGCAGGGGAGTTTGACCCTGGATAGCGCTCAAGCTCAAAATTCTTAAGCGTAATTTTGAAAGGAAGTGGAATATGATCGACACCCCACGCAAAATAAACCTTATATCCATCTATTTCACGTATTGTAATACCCTCTTTTTTAGGGGCTTCATCGCCATCTCTTACAAGCATTATATGAAAATCCTTGTCTAAAAAATTCATATCAGCATTGAGCAAAAAGATACCATTAGGGACATTATCCTTCATAAGTTCGCCTGTTTCAAGCTTTAAGGGCTTGTCAAAAAAATCAATTGTACGTTTGATATGGCTATTGATTTTATCATCTATAAAAGTGGGAATCTTCGCATATTGTGTATCACCCTGTGGATTTACTACTTGGATGAAGATATAATGCTCACTTGTGCTAATGGTATTTGCACTTTCCCCCTCTCTTATACTCATAAGCCCCTCAAAGCCAAAATGCCGTGTAATTCCTGCCCCGATAATAATCACAATAAAAGAGGCATGCAAAAGTAAAGAGGCATATCTCTTCCTCTCCCACGCTTTTGAAGCGATCAAGCAACCAATAAGGGAAAGCAAAAGCCACAAATGCAACATTTCAAACCAAAAGGCATTATATACATAATACCGCGCTGCCATTGTGCCATCAAACTTTTCAATAAATGTCGCTATCCCGCAGGCAATAGCATATATAGCCATTAACACAAGCACCACTTTCATAGAGCAAAACAGGCTTTTAATAATACTCATTAGAGCAATTCCTCTCTTATCTCATTATTGATTTGTTTAACGTCTTTACCTTTCCATTTGCCACTTGCCATATAATCTAAGATTTTAATCATAGATTCGCTAGGGAGGTAGCCGGGCAGCTCATAAATACTCTTGCCTTGCGTATCTACAAACACAAGTGTAGGTGTGGGACGCAAAGGAGATTTAACATAGGATTCTATAAGCTGGTGGGTATTAAAGCTTTGGGTATCCTCACCTCTATAGAGGATATGCTTTTTTGTGTAGCTAGAATTGATATAATAAGGCAAGAAGCGCTCTTGAAGTGTTTGCTTCAGCTGGGAATTTTGCGCAATATCACCTTTTAATTTATCGCAATAAAAGCAGTTATTTCTTGCAAAAATAAAAAGCGTGAGTTTGTCATCTTTGTTTGTATAGAGATGTTTAGTATCTAAAAATACATCCTCTAATCCGGCATAACTCGCCCTATCTACACTTTCAGCTTGTTTAAGAATCTCATCTGCATTTTTTGCTCCTGTGGAGATTTTCACCTCCTGCTCCTCGCTACAAGCCCATAAAAATAAGCCCATAATGCCACCCATGGCATATATTGTAATACGTCTCATTTATTCTCCTTGTTCTTCAATAATATTCATAATAGTATCGACGAAATGCTCACTATCATTAAAGCAGCTGCATACGCGATATTCTGGCACTCCTAAACTTTTAGCAAGATTAGCATAAAGAATCTTTAGCTCAAATTCCGTCTCCGAATTATCCAAGCTAAAAGAAAGCGGAAAGAGTATCATTTTATGCTTTTTATATTTTGTGATACCCTCTTTTGTGCTGGGACTTAGCCATTTTACAGGTGTGGCTTTAGACTGATAGACTAAATCGATTTTCTCAAAATGTATGTCTTTTTGATGAAGGGCAGATTCTAGGGCTTTGAGATTTTCCTCGCAATGCTGCTGATAAGGGTCGCCCTCTTTGATTCTTGCTTGTGGAAGGCTATGGGCAGAAAGAAGCAACACAAACTCCTCCGCCCTATCTCCATTGAGTGCTTCATCCACGCTCCGCACGATACAATCAATATAGCCACTATGTGTATGATAATGTGAGATTTCACGCAATATCGGGGTAAAGGCAAGATTTTCCAATGCGGCTTTCGCATCAAGCAAGGAAGAATGAATCGTAGAGCT encodes:
- a CDS encoding GDSL-type esterase/lipase family protein, producing the protein MKICLLYLCLCVFAFCADYPLKSIGIALGKPEQVAKIPTLSKNLLESTSGIKNYQNGISPTFKAKLQTRENLIIRILGDSHIAGDFISHRLRGLMFEEYTFGLVYPLFPAYHQHIALKHESSNFEVLNSRDNELDEYPLGGIVAKPIELPAHITLSPQNTTEQTLSKIIFKSTNQNSALVIEDSAKQQFIINAKHPFVWQILTLKLRYPITIHALNEKVLLGGLFISNEEGANNIIENLGINGAKADIWLKWDKELFMQQMRILPADLYILCYGSNDALYSNFNEALFLKNYGNLIDTIKAANPNANILLLSPPPVVQKVSNATKRKKAVYKLTKNANPVKTAIAKLAKEKQIMLFSMEDFINESGGKAKWESANLAKPDVHLLPNGYRLIADKLYYELMKLE
- the ccsA gene encoding cytochrome c biogenesis protein CcsA produces the protein MSIIKSLFCSMKVVLVLMAIYAIACGIATFIEKFDGTMAARYYVYNAFWFEMLHLWLLLSLIGCLIASKAWERKRYASLLLHASFIVIIIGAGITRHFGFEGLMSIREGESANTISTSEHYIFIQVVNPQGDTQYAKIPTFIDDKINSHIKRTIDFFDKPLKLETGELMKDNVPNGIFLLNADMNFLDKDFHIMLVRDGDEAPKKEGITIREIDGYKVYFAWGVDHIPLPFKITLKNFELERYPGSNSPASYASQVEVLDGDRPPMPFRIFMNNVLDYGGYRFFQSSYHQDEGGTILSVNNDPGKNPTYIGYTMLIIGVIWLLFDKNGRFAMLGRFLKTQHFFAFVLCVVLALLTLPQNTYAMPNIAATHEIDSTHTATQETKNMLHLQDIPTMIKALQDSTPLTQEFNKVLVQDFGGRTKPLHTLTNDYIHKITQKNTFLGLNPTQIFLGMIFYPQEWQSVQMIVTKSPKLRQILGTDENQKYIAFNDVFADGQYVLQNYVEEANRKDPALRDTFEKDVISVDERINVAFLIYTGQVLRIFPDSKVENNQWLYPLEAISSAVAAADTVRATQLLHIYKDFAEGMENGLANNQWEQAIKAVQEMRSYQQQYGENTLISDAKVDSEILLNTYNPFHQLIYPYIFISIIFFIVVLSGILTNKPMRALVHKVFYALLFALFVIHTCALALRWYVSGHAPWSNAYESMLYIAWAAILSGVICFRRSNLALCAASFLSGITLFVAHLGSMDPQIGNLVPVLKSYWLNIHVSVITASYGFLGLCFMLGLITLVMFVLRASKINFSSQVKANIDNSILSLSALNEMGMILGLFLLTVGNFLGGIWANESWGRYWGWDSKETWALISIGVYAIILHLRFVFKHNLPFILATASVVGFFSILMTYFGVNFYLSGMHSYAAGEAVPVPLWVKIMVALIFVLILGASRGRQLEMPKIS
- a CDS encoding thioredoxin fold domain-containing protein; translation: MRRITIYAMGGIMGLFLWACSEEQEVKISTGAKNADEILKQAESVDRASYAGLEDVFLDTKHLYTNKDDKLTLFIFARNNCFYCDKLKGDIAQNSQLKQTLQERFLPYYINSSYTKKHILYRGEDTQSFNTHQLIESYVKSPLRPTPTLVFVDTQGKSIYELPGYLPSESMIKILDYMASGKWKGKDVKQINNEIREELL
- the hemH gene encoding ferrochelatase produces the protein MKSEAVVLLNMGAPNSIFEIENFLKNMFNDPLILGIKNDFMRKMLASFIVNKRLEDTKKNYQAIGGKSPLTAHTLNLVNKLNAKDSKRFYTYAMRYTPPFAYNVLEDIQKQGIQSLVLFSLYPQFSSSTIHSSLLDAKAALENLAFTPILREISHYHTHSGYIDCIVRSVDEALNGDRAEEFVLLLSAHSLPQARIKEGDPYQQHCEENLKALESALHQKDIHFEKIDLVYQSKATPVKWLSPSTKEGITKYKKHKMILFPLSFSLDNSETEFELKILYANLAKSLGVPEYRVCSCFNDSEHFVDTIMNIIEEQGE